The sequence CTTCGGTACTGAAGATGCAAACGCGTGCTCCGTCAGCAGCGTGACGACCTCGACCTGAAGCCCGAGTCGAAACAGGGTCGGGACACGGTGGCTTCGACTTTCTTCGAACGCGACCACCGCGTCGTCTATATGAGGGCCTAGAAAGTAGGTGCCATGTTCCGTGCACCAACTACAAAGAGCGGCAATAGATGAGAGATGCGGAAGGTCCTCAGACATCCGTGACGCGCGCTCTTGTCTGAACCGGCCGAGAAGGACGCTTTCAACGAACCTGTTCCGTAGGAACAAGACATCCCAAATGCCCTTGGCTCCGGCGTAGGAGAGCGACCTCCAATACTCCACGCCCACGGCCTCATCGGCATACAAGTTGTCCCGAAGACGTTCCCGGTCGAACCGTCTTACGTCTACTTCGCCCGCTACGTGCGGGGAGATGCCTGCCGCCTCACATAGCGAATTAGCCATTGGCTCGGCTGCGAGCAGGAAGCGCGCCCACGCGCTGTCAAATGCTGACCGAACGTTGCGCAACTCTCCGGACCACTCGTGCGCGACCTTTTGAAATGCACGATGCGTCTCGTAGGTAGGGTTTTCAGATATCGTTCGAAGCCGCTGTTGGCCCTGACTAAACAGCAAGCGTGCAAACTCGTAACCCGGCTCCTCTGTCCTTCTATCCGCACCGGTCAAGCCGCCGCGCATTGCCCGTGACGCCCTTCGCGGCGGCTTAGCATTGGGGGAGTATAGAAACGTCGCTAGTCGGAGCCGCTGATTCGCCCCGTCTACGGTGAATGGCGACGGGATCCCAAAGAGCCTCTCCGCGAATAGGAGCCCGATAGGACAGGCCGCGCCGGGGATTGAAGCCGCTATCAGCTTAGCGAGCTGCGAATTCCTCGATAGACCACCAGCCGAGATGGCACCTTCGACGCCGAAGGTAAAATCCGGAATCATACCCGCTCAATGTTTGGGATTCGCGTCGCGGGCGAGGGCAGGTTGTTCCTCGTTGCGGGCCCGCTGTTCACGCTCCGTTGCCATGAATCTTCAATAGCTCGTTGTCTACCGCGTCGGTGTCCATACTCGCCAGATACGTCTGCGTGTTGCTAAGCGAACGGTGTCCCAACGCCTTAGAAATGGTGTAGAGTCCCCCGCCACGGCGACGGGTGTGATCGGCGAAGGTGTGGCGCGCGATGTGGAACGACAAGGTGGCTGGTACCTCCGCTACCTCCGCAATCTTCTTCAGGTACTTGTTCGTAAGCGCGTTCTGCGACGAGATGGCGCTGACTTCTTTGCGAGGGGTAGATAGGTCGTACCCCTCAAGGATAGGGAAGACATACGGGTCAACCACGCCGCCGCATTCCGGACGCGTCAAGTGGCGCCGTGCTATGATTTCTGCTTGCGGGAGCAACACGATGGACTGAACGTGGCCCGTCTTGTGCATTGTGTAGACGAGCCGTCCGTTAGCGACGTTCGACGCTCTTAGCCTGCAAACGTCACCGAATCGCATCCCGGCGGTGAAATAGCTGAAGGCGAAGGTGTCGCGAACACGGCTAATCAGCGTGCCGTGTTCGAGGTTGAGTTCGAGGATCCGCCGATGCTCTGCTTCGGAAAGCTTGAGCCGTGCAGGTTTCCCGCCCTCAATCTTCAGGGCAATAAACGGGTTGTAGTCAATGGGGTGCGTCCCATCGCGGGCAGCCTTGAGGAAGATCGTCTTCAGCCCCCTGAAGTTCGTCGCTACGGTGCCGGGCTTGTTGCCGTAATGACCGATGAGGTGGGCCTTGTACCTTTGGAGCAGGTCGATGCTGATGTCGCCGAAGGGGAGGGGGGCACCCGCGAAGGCTCGGAATTTGGCAAGGTTCGTTTTCTGCTTCTTGTGATAGTAGATGCGTCCTTCGGCGAGCAGGGCCTTCACGAAGCGGTCGCCGTACTCGAAGTAATCACACGACGAAGCCCCAGCTTGCGTGGAGCGCGTGCCCCGCATCCGATCCTTCACGTCAGCAGCCGCTACGCTGCCTTCACGCAACGACAGGTCATAGACGACCTCCTTCGCGGACGCTACGGCCTTCGCGATGATGCCATTTATCGCTTCGTGATTGGGGTGCGTACGGCGAACGGAGCACGAGCGGGCGTTCCAATGAGACGCGCGCACCGACACTTTTAAGCTTAGGTAGTTGGAAAGACCGTCGCTGTCGGTGATACGGAGCTGGAGGGAATGCTCGCCGTTTTTTTTAGGGCGTCGGCTGAGTACGGGTGTGATCGTTGCCATCGATGTCAGACTAGAGGGGCGGATGAGTACGGATGGCTACAAATATATGGTCAAGGTTGTGGTCAAGGTGTAAGCCGTTTCAAGCCGTAACGGACGTGTTCGGTAGCGTTGCATATACGCCAAAAAGCTGCGATGAAGCCACTTTGTGTGTAATAGAGCGTGGTATTGCGTTGCGAATTATGTCCCTCTCGTGGGCACAGGAGCTTCGCTCCACTACAAGCGGCCCTCTCGGTATCGGGAGGGCCGCTTGTATTTATGATGGCCGGGTTCACGTCGAACGGTAGGATCCGCGTATCGAACGGAGTGACGTGGGCTGCGCGCCCGGTACGAATCCTTGCGCAGTGAGGGGCTCTCGGTAGACGAGGCCGTGGGGCCATTGCAGGGACCGCCGGATCTGTATCTTGCCGGATCCGCGACCCCCACGCGCTATGGACCTACCCGGACACTCCCTGCTCCACGCCGACCGTGACGGCGCGCACGTATCGGTGGCGCTGGAGGGCGGCCACGTCGTCCGCTGGTGCCCCGCATTTGGCGGTGAGGCGCTCTACCTCAGCCCGCTTGCCGCCGAGCACCCCGCCCGAGCCATCCGCGGCGGGGTACCCGTCATCTTCCCTCAGTTCGACGACCTCGGGCCCCTTCCCCGGCACGGCTTCGCCCGTACCGCGAAGTGGCAGGAGACGCAGCCGCAGCCAGACGAAGCGCTCGCCCTCGTCCTGACCGATAGCGCCGAGACCCGCGAGCACTGGCCCCACGCGTTCCGCCTCACCCTCGGCCTCGCCGTGGAGTCCCCTCCCACGTCTGACGCCGACGGGCTCCGGCTGGCCCTGCGCGTTCGCAACGTCGGCGGCGAGCCGTTTGCGTTCACGGCCGCCCTCCACACGTACCTCCGCGTGGGGGACGTGGAGCGCGTACGGGTAGAGGGGCTCGGTGGCACCCGCTATCGCGACAAGACGGCCGACGGGCGGCGCGCCGTTCAAGAGGGGCCGCTCCGAGTGCGCGGCCCGCTGGACTCCGTCTACGAGCGCGCGCCGGACCGCGTCGTGGTGCGGGACGAGGCGGCCGGGCGCCTCATCGAGGTGGAGAAGTCCGGGTTCGAAGATGTGGTCGTGTGGAACCCGTGGCGCGAGGGAGCGGCCGGCCTGGTCGATCTTCCAGAAGAGGACTACCGGCGGATGCTGTGCGTCGAAGCGGCCCAGGTGCATCGACCGGCCGTTGTAGATGCCGGTGCGACGTGGGAGGGCATCCAGACGATCACCGTGCGCGCACGCTAAGCGCGACGCCTCTCCCTGTGCGTCCAGAGGACGGGCGTACCCTTGGCCACAGGCGGAAAGGGTGAGTGTATGGATAAGGGTTATCCCAGTAGCGCTCACACTCAAGCTATATCCAGTGAGTAACATAACCCTCGTTATCGAGCTGGAGGCTGCGTTATTCAGGCAGCGTTTGTCGAGAGCCTGTCGGGGCAGGTCGCGCCCGGGAGCCGGCCGCGTCCCTGCTAGCTTCGCGGTGGCTGGTGGGCTGCAGCGCTCAGGAGCCGTGCCACGTGGCGGCCGGGTACGGCGATGGGGACGCCGTCGCGGTAGAGTTCGCGGTCGTAGTATCACGCCTCGGCGTGGTCGGGCCGTCGTCCCGGTGAGCGAAGCACTCGTTCGCGTGAGGGCCCATGCGCGAGCGTGCTCCGCGAGTACCTAGCGCTGCACCCGACGAAAGAGCA is a genomic window of Rhodothermales bacterium containing:
- a CDS encoding D-hexose-6-phosphate mutarotase, producing the protein MDLPGHSLLHADRDGAHVSVALEGGHVVRWCPAFGGEALYLSPLAAEHPARAIRGGVPVIFPQFDDLGPLPRHGFARTAKWQETQPQPDEALALVLTDSAETREHWPHAFRLTLGLAVESPPTSDADGLRLALRVRNVGGEPFAFTAALHTYLRVGDVERVRVEGLGGTRYRDKTADGRRAVQEGPLRVRGPLDSVYERAPDRVVVRDEAAGRLIEVEKSGFEDVVVWNPWREGAAGLVDLPEEDYRRMLCVEAAQVHRPAVVDAGATWEGIQTITVRAR
- a CDS encoding site-specific integrase — protein: MATITPVLSRRPKKNGEHSLQLRITDSDGLSNYLSLKVSVRASHWNARSCSVRRTHPNHEAINGIIAKAVASAKEVVYDLSLREGSVAAADVKDRMRGTRSTQAGASSCDYFEYGDRFVKALLAEGRIYYHKKQKTNLAKFRAFAGAPLPFGDISIDLLQRYKAHLIGHYGNKPGTVATNFRGLKTIFLKAARDGTHPIDYNPFIALKIEGGKPARLKLSEAEHRRILELNLEHGTLISRVRDTFAFSYFTAGMRFGDVCRLRASNVANGRLVYTMHKTGHVQSIVLLPQAEIIARRHLTRPECGGVVDPYVFPILEGYDLSTPRKEVSAISSQNALTNKYLKKIAEVAEVPATLSFHIARHTFADHTRRRGGGLYTISKALGHRSLSNTQTYLASMDTDAVDNELLKIHGNGA